The following proteins are encoded in a genomic region of Nocardioides renjunii:
- the ctaD gene encoding aa3-type cytochrome oxidase subunit I produces the protein MTPGEPPRKALGTQVVRLLTTTDHKLIGKLYLGTSFAWFLIAGLMAMLIRSELAYPGQQVVNEQVYNQLFTMHGTIMLLLFATPLFFGFANVIMPLQIGAPDVAFPRLNMFSYWLFLIGGLIAASGFLTPSGAADFGWFAYTPLSDAVRSPGVGGDLWIMGLWMAGLGSILGGVNFITTIICMRAPGMTMFRMPIFVWNTLITSMLVIMVFPILAGALLSLEADRILGAHVFDPSHGGPILWQHLFWFFGHPEVYIIALPFFGIVSEILPVFSRKPIFGYVGLVAATLGIAMLSVAVWAHHMFVTGAVDLPFFSGMTFLIAVPTGVKFFNWIGTMWGGSLSFDTPMLWSIGFLVTFLFGGLTGIILASPPLDFHVSDSYFVVAHFHYVVFGTVVFAMFAGFYFWWPKMTGRMLDERLGKLHFWILFVGFHTTFLVQHWLGVEGMPRRYADYLPEDGFTTLNQISTVGSFLLAASTLPFLYNVYVSVKAPKVTVDDPWGWGRSLEWATSCPPPRHNFHSLPRIRSESPAFDLHHPEVALLELDENDAERDGDVADAPDVEGREGMLRDRVDPDGPTEEENR, from the coding sequence ATGACGCCCGGCGAGCCGCCGCGCAAGGCGCTGGGCACCCAGGTCGTCCGTCTGCTGACCACGACCGACCACAAGCTGATCGGCAAGCTCTACCTCGGCACCTCGTTCGCGTGGTTCCTCATCGCCGGCCTGATGGCCATGCTGATCCGCTCCGAGCTGGCCTACCCCGGCCAGCAGGTGGTCAACGAGCAGGTCTACAACCAGCTGTTCACCATGCACGGCACGATCATGCTGCTGCTGTTCGCGACCCCGCTGTTCTTCGGCTTCGCCAACGTCATCATGCCGCTCCAGATCGGTGCGCCGGACGTGGCGTTCCCGCGCCTCAACATGTTCAGCTACTGGCTGTTCCTGATCGGCGGCCTCATCGCCGCCTCGGGCTTCCTGACCCCCTCGGGCGCCGCCGACTTCGGCTGGTTCGCCTACACGCCGCTCTCCGACGCCGTCCGCAGCCCGGGTGTCGGAGGTGACCTCTGGATCATGGGCCTGTGGATGGCGGGCCTCGGCTCGATCCTCGGTGGCGTCAACTTCATCACCACGATCATCTGCATGCGCGCGCCCGGCATGACCATGTTCCGGATGCCGATCTTCGTGTGGAACACGCTGATCACCAGCATGCTCGTGATCATGGTGTTCCCGATCCTCGCGGGCGCCCTGCTCTCGCTCGAGGCCGACCGGATCCTCGGCGCCCACGTGTTCGACCCCTCGCACGGCGGTCCGATCCTGTGGCAGCACCTGTTCTGGTTCTTCGGGCACCCGGAGGTCTACATCATCGCGCTGCCGTTCTTCGGCATCGTCTCCGAGATCCTGCCGGTCTTCAGCCGCAAGCCGATCTTCGGCTACGTCGGCCTGGTGGCCGCCACGCTCGGCATCGCGATGCTGTCGGTCGCCGTGTGGGCCCACCACATGTTCGTCACCGGGGCGGTGGACCTGCCGTTCTTCTCGGGCATGACGTTCCTGATCGCGGTGCCCACCGGGGTGAAGTTCTTCAACTGGATCGGCACGATGTGGGGCGGCAGCCTGTCGTTCGACACCCCGATGCTGTGGTCCATCGGCTTCCTGGTCACGTTCCTCTTCGGCGGCCTGACGGGCATCATCCTGGCGAGCCCGCCGCTCGACTTCCACGTGTCCGACTCCTACTTCGTGGTGGCGCACTTCCACTACGTCGTCTTCGGAACCGTGGTGTTCGCGATGTTCGCCGGGTTCTACTTCTGGTGGCCGAAGATGACCGGCCGCATGCTCGACGAGCGACTGGGCAAGCTCCACTTCTGGATCCTCTTCGTGGGCTTCCACACCACCTTCCTCGTCCAGCACTGGCTGGGTGTCGAGGGCATGCCGCGCCGCTACGCCGACTACCTGCCCGAGGACGGCTTCACCACGCTCAACCAGATCTCGACGGTGGGCTCGTTCCTGCTGGCCGCCTCGACGCTGCCGTTCCTCTACAACGTCTACGTCTCGGTCAAGGCGCCGAAGGTCACGGTCGACGACCCGTGGGGCTGGGGCCGCTCCCTCGAGTGGGCCACCAGCTGCCCGCCGCCGCGCCACAACTTCCACTCACTGCCGCGCATCCGGTCGGAGTCGCCCGCCTTCGACCTGCACCACCCGGAGGTCGCGCTGCTCGAGCTCGACGAGAACGACGCCGAGCGTGACGGTGACGTCGCCGACGCGCCCGATGTCGAGGGTCGCGAGGGCATGCTGCGCGACCGCGTCGACCCCGACGGACCGACCGAGGAGGAGAACCGATGA
- the ctaC gene encoding aa3-type cytochrome oxidase subunit II yields MGLQVPKRSGALRRSLRVALLGVTMLVLAGCSEADTRQIRNLAMPDRATEQGPYTYELWKWAWVAAMITGVIVWGLIAYVVVKFRRRSDDEVPRQTRYNLPLEVFYTIAPVLMCIVFFFHTVRVQDVMTELEDTPDLTVEVVGYQWQWGFNHGIGEQNPDAFGDDGDFAYEEYVYTTGDASEIPTLVLPVDQRIQFNLHSPDVIHNFGVPSFLTRMDVIPGRVNKLQVTPTVEGTYAGKCYELCGVYHSRMLFQVEIVSQAEYEAYLAELAEAGQTSEEPLLGGANATTQTGLGESQSQEGSEE; encoded by the coding sequence GTGGGTCTGCAAGTCCCCAAGCGTTCGGGCGCGCTGCGGCGCAGCCTGAGGGTCGCGCTCCTGGGCGTGACGATGCTGGTGCTGGCCGGGTGTTCCGAGGCCGACACGCGCCAGATCAGGAACCTCGCCATGCCCGACCGCGCCACCGAGCAGGGCCCCTACACCTACGAGCTCTGGAAATGGGCCTGGGTCGCCGCGATGATCACCGGCGTCATCGTCTGGGGCCTGATCGCCTACGTCGTGGTCAAGTTCCGCCGACGCAGCGACGACGAGGTCCCGCGGCAGACGCGCTACAACCTGCCGCTCGAGGTCTTCTACACGATCGCGCCGGTCCTGATGTGCATCGTGTTCTTCTTCCACACCGTCCGCGTGCAGGACGTGATGACCGAGCTCGAGGACACCCCCGACCTGACCGTCGAGGTCGTCGGCTACCAGTGGCAGTGGGGCTTCAACCACGGCATCGGCGAGCAGAACCCGGACGCGTTCGGCGACGACGGCGACTTCGCCTACGAGGAGTACGTCTACACGACCGGCGACGCGAGCGAGATCCCGACACTGGTGCTGCCCGTCGACCAGCGCATCCAGTTCAACCTGCACTCGCCCGACGTCATCCACAACTTCGGCGTGCCGTCCTTCCTCACCCGCATGGACGTCATCCCGGGCCGGGTCAACAAGCTGCAGGTCACCCCCACCGTCGAGGGGACTTACGCCGGCAAGTGCTACGAGCTCTGCGGCGTCTACCACTCGCGGATGCTGTTCCAGGTCGAGATCGTGAGCCAGGCCGAGTACGAGGCCTACCTCGCCGAGCTGGCCGAGGCCGGCCAGACCTCCGAGGAGCCGCTCCTGGGCGGCGCCAACGCCACCACGCAGACCGGACTCGGCGAGAGCCAGTCCCAGGAAGGGAGCGAAGAGTGA